The following are from one region of the Ischnura elegans chromosome 12, ioIscEleg1.1, whole genome shotgun sequence genome:
- the LOC124169478 gene encoding piggyBac transposable element-derived protein 4-like: protein MPGSSLPGKDCQTSVTSTSRHTLTPPSPDVPSTSSSVPPAAPVSSASLLPPDSNSPVAWTVFRPSLPSIQFTATRCLKRMPQTQTPRGYFDQIFCDEVYNHVLMQTEKFAESLFLDSPYEKSRISARKTLEKGEFQIWLGLLFHMGHIQVNRLESYWKTDPLYRIPIFREKMSRDRFLMIMQALHFAENPGVGEPDPSDRLYKIRPLIDIFHNVMKSVVYPEKNLSIDESMVLWTGRLIFRQYVQGKKHKFGIKMYMLTEASGLVLRIHVYTGSADKDVEGRGHAGKVVNSLLNDFKGKGHSVFMDNFYNSVNLSRELLGEKVHTTGTLRGNRQNNLSEIVKRKLKKGEVIHRWSEDGVCVLKWHDRREVLLLSTKFGPEMVDIS from the coding sequence ATGCCTGGTTCATCCTTGCCAGGTAAAGATTGTCAAACCTCAGTCACCAGTACCTCTAGGCATACCCTAACCCCTCCGTCTCCAGATGTCCCTTCAACTTCCTCTTCCGTTCCCCCTGCAGCTCCAGTCTCTTCTGCTTCCCTCCTCCCACCAGATTCTAATAGCCCAGTAGCATGGACTGTGTTCCGTCCTTCTCTCCCTAGCATTCAATTTACAGCGACACGCTGCCTCAAAAGAATGCCGCAAACTCAAACACCCCGAGGATATTTCGACCAAATATTTTGTGACGAAGTATATAATCACGTTTTGATGCAAACGGAAAAATTTGCTGAATCACTATTTTTGGATAGTCCTTATGAGAAATCAAGAATTTCTGCAAGGAAAACTTTAGAAAAGGGCGAGTTTCAGATTTGGTTGGGTCTTTTATTTCATATGGGGCATATTCAGGTAAATAGACTTGAAAGTTATTGGAAAACTGATCCACTTTATAGAATCCCCATATTCAGGGAAAAAATGAGTCGGGATCGTTTCCTAATGATAATGCAAGCACTACATTTTGCTGAAAATCCTGGTGTAGGGGAACCTGATCCTTCAGACAGGCTCTATAAAATTCGGCCattgattgatatttttcataatgtcATGAAATCAGTTGTGTATCCGGAAAAGAACCTCTCAATAGATGAGTCAATGGTCCTTTGGACTGGCCGCCTAATTTTTAGGCAGTACGTCCAAGGGAAAAAGCACAAGTTTGGGATAAAGATGTACATGCTAACCGAGGCTTCAGGTTTGGTGCTTCGAATACATGTATACACAGGATCGGCAGATAAAGATGTTGAAGGCCGCGGACATGCTGGGAAAGTGGTGAATTCCCTCCTAAATGATTTTAAGGGCAAGGGTCATTCCGTATTCatggataatttttataatagtGTGAATTTATCGAGAGAACTGCTTGGGGAAAAAGTTCACACCACGGGGACACTAAGGGGAAACAGACAAAACAACCTTTCAGAAATTGtgaaaagaaaattgaagaaGGGGGAGGTAATACACCGATGGTCTGAAGACGGTGTTTGTGTGTTAAAATGGCATGATAGGCGTGAAGTATTGCTGCTAAGCACCAAATTTGGCCCAGAAATGGTTGATATCTCCTGA